The Streptococcus sp. DTU_2020_1001019_1_SI_AUS_MUR_006 sequence AGTCGCAGCACGATACATGGCACCTGTATCCAAGTAGGTATATCCAAAGTCCTTAGCGATAATCTTAGCTACTGTACTCTTACCACTGGATGCTGGTCCATCAATAGCAATCTGAATTGTTTTCATCGTCACTCCTATCTTGTCTTAAGGACATCACCAGGATTTGCAAACCAAGTTCCTGAAGACATATGACCAGGGTTCAAGGCTTCAAGCTGAGCAATAGAAATGCCTGCTCTAGCTGCAATAGCTGCCTCACCTTCACCTGCAAGGACAGTAATGGTTCCCTCAGCATTTGTATGTTCCTCTGAACTACTTGAAGAAGTTGATCCTGCTTCAGAACTTGATGCTTCAACTGAACTACTTGATGACGTTGAAGAAACTTCCTCTACCTTAGGCGCAGAAGAATCATGAAAATCTTTCAAGGCTGCTGTACGATCACTTCCACCAGATGACAGGTAGATTAAAACAGCAATCATACCGACAACGATAACAAAGAAAATACAAGCCAAAATGGTTAGAATACGGTTGGCTACCACTCCTGTTCCCTTATTTCCTCTACTTCTTCGTTCCGAACGACTTTCCTCGATGTCGTAAATATCTTCTTGCCATGGTTCCTTTTCCATACCTTACTCCTTGTTTTTTTTCTAATTTCTTATTACAATATAAATATGAAAATCACACTTATACCTGAACGATGCATTGCCTGCGGGCTATGCCAAACCTATTCTGATTTATTTGATTACCATGATAATGGTATTGTGCGTTTCTATGATGATCCGAATCTACTAGAGAGAGACATCCCAGCTAGTGAAGAGCTGCTAGAGGCTGTGAAACAGTGTCCCACTCGCGCACTCATCAAAGATTAATTTGTCATCAGTGGTGTTTTGATGTTCAAATCCCACTTTCTCTAGTTTAGCATATTTTTCCAGAAAATTATAGTCTTTTGAAGGACTTATTTTTAGTAAATCTTATCATGACTCACTCTGTTCTTTTATCAGATAGAGGGGTCTTTTTTTCGTTTCCATATAAATTTTACTGATATATTTTCCGAGAATCCCAATCGTCAATAATTGGACACCACCAAGAAATAGAATGACAGCCATCAGAGAGGTCCAACCAGAAGTTGGATTGCCCAGTACGAGAGTACGGACAACTACAAACAATGTCATCACTAAAGCCAGAAAACATGACGAAAGGCCAGCAACAAAGGCTAATATTAAAGGGAAATCTGAAAAATTCACAATCCCTTCGATAGAGTAGAAAAAGAGTTGTCTAAAACTCCAACTTGTCTTACCTGCCTGCCTTTCAACATTAGGGTATTCTAGATAGTGAGTATGGAAACCAACCCAGGCAAAGAGTCCTTTGGAAAAACGATTATATTCTGTCAATTCTAACACTGCATCCACAACTGATCTTCTCATCATCCGAAAATCACGAACACCCGATGGAAGAGCTACTGGGCTAATTTTTTGCATAAAACGATAAAAAAGATCGGCGCAGAAACTACGTAAAAAGGGTTCTCCTTCTCGACTGATTCTGCGAGTTCCAACGCAGTCCAAGTCTGGATTCTGATCTAGTAGTTCTTTCATCTCAAGCAAGAGTCTTGGTGGATCCTGAAGGTCTGCATCCATAACCACCACCAAATCTCCTGTTGCTTGTTGTAAACCTGCATATATGGCCGCTTCCTTCCCAAAATTTCGCGAGAAAGAGATATAATGTACTGCAGGATTTTTCTCTCGATAAACCTTTAAAAGGTCCAAAGTCTTATCAGTCGAACCATCATCTACAAAAATGTATTCGCTTTCTGTTCCCAAATCTGGAATCAGTGCTTCAAGAGTTTGATAAAAAAGAGGAAGTACTTCCTCTTCGTTTAAACATGGGACTATGATTGAAATCGTCATCTTAGTCTTCAAATCCATTTGGATGCTTGCTTTGCCAACGCCATGCGTCTTCACACATTTCTGTAATACCAAGTTCTGCTTCCCATCCTAGCTCTTCCTTAGCTTTTGCTGGATCTGAATAGCAAGCTGCAATATCCCCTGGGCGGCGTTCAACAATACGGTATGGAATAGGACGTCCGACTGCTTTTTCCATATTTTGAATAATTTCAAGAACTGAGTAGCCTTTTCCTGTACCAAGGTTGTAAATGTTTAGTCCTGAACCTTTTTGAAGTTTCTTAAGGGACGCAACATGTCCTTTTGCTAGGTCAACAACGTGGATATAGTCACGTACACCTGTTCCGTCTTCAGTATCGTAGTCATCCCCAAATACTTGAACTTGTTCCAACTTACCAACTGCGACTTGTGTCACATATGGAAGAAGGTTATTTGGAATACCGTTTGGATTTTCACCCAAATCACCGCTCTTATGTGCTCCAATTGGGTTGAAGTACCGAAGTAAAACAACGTTCCATTCTGAATCAGCTTTATAGATATCTGTCAAGATTTCTTCAAGCATCAACTTTGTACGACCATAAGGGTTAGTAGCAGAAAGAGGGAAATCTTCGAGGATTGGAACTGTATGCGGATCTCCATAAACTGTTGCTGAAGAACTGAAGATAATGTTCTTACAGTTGTTTTCTTCCATTGCTTTCAAAAGGCTAACTGTACCAGCAATATTGTTATCATAGTAGGCTAGTGGGATACGTGTAGATTCCCCTACAGCCTTCAAACCAGCAAAATGAATCACACCTGTTGGTTCTTCATGTTTAAAAATATCACGAAGTGTATCCGTATCGCGGATATCAGCTTCATAAAAAGGAATCTCAACTCCTGTGATTCTTTCTACCACTTCAAGACTTTTACGGCTACTGTTTACCAAGTTGTCTACGACAACAACTTGGTGTCCTGCTTGGACTAGTTCAATGACAGTGTGGGTACCGATAAATCCTGCTCCACCTGTTACCAGAATTTTTTCTTGCATTTTATTTCCTCAATTCTTAGATTATTTTTTTCATTTTACCATTTTTGATAGGGAAAGTCATTTACTTTCCTAACACTATCGTAAAAACTAGGTAAAAATTTTACTATTGTTTCTTTTTAATATATCTTCCAGTCGGATAATCTGCCGGATCTAATACTCCACTTCTCCCCTGAAGCATTTGGACTAGATGATAACCGATTATGGGACCAGTTGTTAATCCAGAAGATCCTAGTCCGCTTGCTGTATAAACTCCTGACAAGGCTGGTACTTGACCAAAGAACGGAGAGAAATCACTCGTATAAGCTCGAATACCCGCACGTTCTCCAGATGAAATCGCCTCAGCCAGGGCTGGATAAAATGGACTCGCTGCCTCAGCCATTTGTTGGAGCAAATTTTCATCAACTGTTAGGTCAAATCCCATATCATTTTCATGAGTAGCTCCTAGAGACAACTTCCCACCTGGAAATGGAATCAAATCCCACTCCCCT is a genomic window containing:
- a CDS encoding glycosyltransferase family 2 protein encodes the protein MDLKTKMTISIIVPCLNEEEVLPLFYQTLEALIPDLGTESEYIFVDDGSTDKTLDLLKVYREKNPAVHYISFSRNFGKEAAIYAGLQQATGDLVVVMDADLQDPPRLLLEMKELLDQNPDLDCVGTRRISREGEPFLRSFCADLFYRFMQKISPVALPSGVRDFRMMRRSVVDAVLELTEYNRFSKGLFAWVGFHTHYLEYPNVERQAGKTSWSFRQLFFYSIEGIVNFSDFPLILAFVAGLSSCFLALVMTLFVVVRTLVLGNPTSGWTSLMAVILFLGGVQLLTIGILGKYISKIYMETKKRPLYLIKEQSES
- a CDS encoding SAG1386/EF1546 family surface-associated protein encodes the protein MEKEPWQEDIYDIEESRSERRSRGNKGTGVVANRILTILACIFFVIVVGMIAVLIYLSSGGSDRTAALKDFHDSSAPKVEEVSSTSSSSSVEASSSEAGSTSSSSSEEHTNAEGTITVLAGEGEAAIAARAGISIAQLEALNPGHMSSGTWFANPGDVLKTR
- the galE gene encoding UDP-glucose 4-epimerase GalE, with product MQEKILVTGGAGFIGTHTVIELVQAGHQVVVVDNLVNSSRKSLEVVERITGVEIPFYEADIRDTDTLRDIFKHEEPTGVIHFAGLKAVGESTRIPLAYYDNNIAGTVSLLKAMEENNCKNIIFSSSATVYGDPHTVPILEDFPLSATNPYGRTKLMLEEILTDIYKADSEWNVVLLRYFNPIGAHKSGDLGENPNGIPNNLLPYVTQVAVGKLEQVQVFGDDYDTEDGTGVRDYIHVVDLAKGHVASLKKLQKGSGLNIYNLGTGKGYSVLEIIQNMEKAVGRPIPYRIVERRPGDIAACYSDPAKAKEELGWEAELGITEMCEDAWRWQSKHPNGFED
- a CDS encoding ferredoxin; protein product: MKITLIPERCIACGLCQTYSDLFDYHDNGIVRFYDDPNLLERDIPASEELLEAVKQCPTRALIKD